The Methanobacterium lacus genome includes a region encoding these proteins:
- a CDS encoding PAS domain-containing sensor histidine kinase, with protein MEDFELNNEGLPTIPEIAWEFIFDSIEAPIMILDDKHRIVRINESMKQAFNIPDDPILEKCYKIVHGTENPPDFCPHSQTLKNNQQCTEEVELSDIDAWLLVTTSPIQNNDGEPIGSTHIAQDITKLKQTQEKNQQSLELKDLLIKETHHRVKNNLVTLSSLLYLQAEHVEDQKAKDILLDSKNRARAMAIIHQKLYSNKNLETINLSYYLNQLMDEVLKSYSITDKIKYILDLDNIILDSSTALIVGLVVNELVSNSLKYAFPDDALGVISVSFHENDGEYILKISDNGKTIPQDVDINNIDSFGLTIVNLLVNQIEGQISVERVAGTTFTIKFKEKREN; from the coding sequence ATGGAAGATTTTGAATTGAATAATGAAGGATTACCAACGATACCAGAAATTGCATGGGAATTTATCTTTGATTCCATCGAAGCACCCATCATGATCTTGGATGATAAACATAGGATTGTTCGTATAAATGAAAGTATGAAGCAGGCATTTAATATTCCGGATGATCCCATCCTGGAGAAGTGTTACAAGATCGTTCATGGTACAGAGAATCCACCAGATTTTTGTCCCCATTCTCAAACCTTAAAAAATAATCAACAGTGCACCGAAGAAGTTGAGTTATCAGATATCGATGCTTGGCTCTTAGTAACAACCAGCCCTATACAAAATAATGATGGCGAACCTATTGGAAGCACACACATAGCTCAGGACATTACAAAACTAAAACAAACACAAGAAAAAAACCAACAATCCTTGGAATTGAAGGATTTATTGATAAAAGAAACACATCACAGGGTGAAAAATAATTTAGTCACATTGTCAAGCCTTCTTTACCTCCAAGCAGAGCATGTAGAAGATCAAAAAGCTAAAGATATTTTGTTAGACTCTAAAAATCGTGCCAGGGCCATGGCAATCATACATCAAAAACTTTACAGCAATAAAAATTTAGAAACCATAAACTTGAGCTACTACCTCAACCAGCTCATGGACGAGGTATTAAAATCTTATTCCATAACAGACAAGATCAAATATATCCTAGATCTAGACAATATTATTTTAGATTCTAGCACTGCGTTAATCGTAGGATTAGTTGTCAATGAATTGGTTTCAAATTCCCTGAAATACGCATTTCCAGATGATGCATTGGGAGTTATCAGTGTAAGCTTTCATGAAAATGATGGTGAGTACATCCTAAAAATTTCAGATAACGGAAAAACCATTCCCCAAGATGTTGATATAAACAACATAGATTCATTCGGACTAACCATTGTGAACCTTCTTGTTAATCAAATAGAAGGCCAAATTTCTGTTGAAAGGGTTGCAGGAACAACTTTTACGATTAAAT
- a CDS encoding response regulator has protein sequence MEDDGILATALQVKLENWGYKSPVAFTSQDAVKQFHKTKPDLVIMDITLKGKLNGIETAELIDSELQTPIIYYSSSTDKELSARLKNIQNRDYVSKTSEDETLRSSIEKHIKLKSNRDFEKLMTQKTSRKDLTDFNKEEGDVNTNRNLNTLKNNVSYPDTESSKPKNVEAMNDKCAEANSVSSVGTFNNVSNFDESIEAKNYGSHQTIETELKKLETNFTKIFKDSKSQHQKIVELNNLVEEYKGLLAEKDIQINELKAEQTKLEERLIESKDQFRTVLNEMCSVNDQINKFIGTLND, from the coding sequence GTGGAAGATGATGGTATACTAGCCACAGCTTTACAAGTGAAACTTGAAAATTGGGGATACAAAAGTCCTGTAGCCTTTACTAGTCAAGATGCAGTGAAACAGTTTCACAAAACCAAACCTGACCTTGTTATTATGGATATAACTCTTAAAGGTAAATTAAATGGTATTGAAACAGCTGAACTCATTGATTCTGAACTTCAAACCCCTATAATATATTACAGTTCAAGCACCGATAAAGAACTATCAGCCAGACTTAAAAATATTCAAAATAGGGATTATGTGTCTAAAACATCTGAAGATGAGACTTTAAGATCATCAATTGAAAAACATATCAAATTAAAATCTAACCGAGATTTTGAAAAGTTGATGACCCAAAAAACTTCAAGGAAAGATCTCACTGATTTTAACAAAGAAGAGGGGGATGTGAACACGAATAGAAATTTAAATACACTGAAAAATAACGTATCCTATCCAGATACAGAAAGTTCTAAACCAAAGAATGTTGAAGCCATGAATGACAAATGTGCTGAAGCTAACTCTGTTTCGTCTGTTGGAACATTTAACAATGTCAGTAACTTCGATGAGTCCATTGAAGCTAAAAATTATGGATCACATCAAACCATCGAAACAGAACTTAAAAAACTGGAAACAAATTTCACTAAGATATTTAAGGACTCCAAATCACAGCATCAGAAGATTGTTGAACTAAACAATTTAGTGGAAGAATATAAAGGATTGTTGGCAGAGAAAGACATCCAAATAAATGAATTAAAGGCTGAACAAACTAAATTAGAGGAAAGATTAATTGAATCTAAAGATCAGTTCCGAACAGTTTTAAATGAGATGTGCAGTGTAAACGATCAGATAAACAAATTTATTGGAACTCTTAATGATTAA
- a CDS encoding pseudomurein-binding repeat-containing protein: MGNGGIAIRKKLLYSITALLFLVLILNIGAGAAASTAQASGSTTGTIKTTTTSNTTLVSGLTSAQIKDGYTRAQNFYNTNHRLPNYVSYGTKKVMISDFQTILATQGLKINMYYSRPVYITSDNINNKTADNTRINNIVTGLKALGIKAYNMGIGPNTHVKVLQNTNVPQNALIVDIYGGADAGTLLEMGQSWYKKIKGARSVYSIFWPPSKVITGLAFLERAHDDNYSPASFTGLANPDQYLINNGYNYIYSKDIKTIVNSIFKQVSTN, encoded by the coding sequence TTGGGAAACGGGGGAATTGCAATAAGGAAAAAATTATTATATTCCATCACAGCTCTTTTATTTTTAGTACTGATCCTGAATATAGGTGCAGGTGCTGCAGCCTCAACAGCTCAAGCATCGGGTTCAACAACTGGAACCATTAAAACTACAACCACCAGTAACACTACTCTTGTTAGCGGATTAACCTCTGCTCAGATCAAAGATGGATACACCAGGGCACAGAATTTTTACAACACCAACCACAGACTTCCAAACTACGTGAGCTATGGTACCAAGAAGGTAATGATATCAGACTTCCAGACCATACTCGCAACCCAAGGACTCAAGATAAACATGTACTACTCAAGGCCAGTTTACATAACAAGTGACAATATAAACAACAAAACCGCAGATAACACAAGAATAAACAACATAGTAACAGGACTAAAAGCTCTGGGCATTAAAGCCTACAACATGGGAATAGGTCCTAACACCCACGTGAAAGTGTTGCAAAATACTAATGTACCACAAAATGCACTCATTGTAGATATCTATGGTGGTGCAGATGCAGGAACTCTTCTTGAAATGGGTCAATCTTGGTATAAAAAAATAAAGGGTGCAAGATCTGTTTACAGTATATTTTGGCCACCTTCAAAGGTAATAACTGGTTTAGCATTTTTAGAACGAGCTCATGATGACAATTACAGTCCTGCTTCATTTACTGGACTGGCTAACCCAGATCAATATTTAATAAATAATGGTTACAACTACATCTACTCTAAAGACATTAAAACCATTGTAAATAGTATATTCAAACAAGTATCAACTAATTAA
- a CDS encoding signal peptidase I produces MKWNDMLILISIFAVGIVLAQHLNVVSSESMEPLLHKGDIVIINYETDNIDVGDVVVYNATWFDHKPVIHRVINKQAVNGSYIYTLKGDNNQKEDPEIVYPKAVIAKVVKINHQMLILPKLGYISFWFHELMEYFFGQTILYYPS; encoded by the coding sequence ATGAAATGGAATGATATGTTGATACTGATCAGTATCTTCGCAGTTGGAATTGTTCTGGCCCAACACTTGAATGTTGTTTCATCTGAAAGTATGGAACCCTTACTTCACAAGGGAGACATTGTCATCATAAACTACGAAACCGACAATATAGATGTTGGAGACGTGGTGGTATACAATGCAACATGGTTTGACCATAAACCAGTAATTCACAGGGTAATAAATAAACAAGCAGTAAATGGAAGTTATATCTATACATTAAAGGGTGATAACAATCAAAAAGAGGATCCAGAAATAGTCTACCCCAAAGCTGTGATTGCAAAGGTAGTTAAAATAAACCATCAAATGCTAATCTTGCCAAAACTAGGGTACATCTCATTCTGGTTCCATGAACTCATGGAATATTTCTTCGGACAAACCATTCTTTACTATCCCTCCTAA
- the cca gene encoding CCA tRNA nucleotidyltransferase, whose amino-acid sequence MSELDYDTILKGIKPSKQEHEEVMKLSGDLVNVINDTASELGVEVEAALVGSVSKGTWLSGNADIDILMKFPLDTSTKLLKKYGLEIGHETIKKMEGAAEERYASHPYVTGYINDYYIDFVPCYDIKSYKELKSAVDRTLLHTKYIQANLTPKQEDEVVLLKKFMESVGTYGSEFKVGGFSGYLCELMILEYGSFKETIQNAALNWKYGHTIDLMNYQTGGNFKDPLVAVDPVDPNRNVAAALTLQKMSEFVVAAVNFHQEPNESYFKQKTHEMDEEILKELFNNRKTKTVLITFKPPNIPADAVYPQIKKTEHSIVRMVESEGFEVFGSASWTDEINEAVMLIEFEVWELPVLKKHLGPKIWIREHQKRFLDKYPDNAWIEEDRWVVGVPREYTQVLTLLSDLMSGKKSGYLQFGKHLKNRIMADHQILDVKNILDSQSNTSGFIKFLYEYLHPGDKIFR is encoded by the coding sequence TTGTCAGAACTAGATTACGATACTATTTTAAAGGGAATTAAACCCTCAAAACAGGAACATGAAGAAGTAATGAAACTCTCAGGAGATCTTGTTAATGTTATAAATGATACTGCTTCAGAACTGGGTGTTGAAGTAGAAGCTGCACTTGTAGGTTCTGTTTCCAAGGGAACTTGGCTTTCAGGAAATGCTGACATTGACATTCTAATGAAATTTCCACTAGATACATCAACAAAACTTTTAAAGAAGTACGGCCTTGAAATAGGTCATGAAACCATAAAGAAAATGGAAGGGGCAGCTGAGGAACGCTACGCTTCACATCCCTATGTAACAGGTTACATCAATGATTACTACATAGATTTTGTGCCCTGTTACGATATAAAATCCTACAAGGAACTTAAAAGTGCTGTTGACAGAACATTACTCCACACCAAATATATTCAGGCCAACTTGACCCCTAAACAGGAGGATGAAGTTGTTTTGCTCAAGAAGTTCATGGAATCTGTGGGCACCTATGGTTCAGAGTTTAAGGTGGGAGGATTTTCAGGGTACCTCTGCGAACTCATGATACTGGAGTACGGAAGCTTCAAAGAAACCATCCAGAATGCGGCTCTTAACTGGAAATACGGCCACACAATCGATCTCATGAACTACCAAACAGGGGGAAACTTCAAGGATCCTTTGGTAGCAGTTGATCCCGTTGATCCAAACCGGAATGTGGCCGCAGCACTCACCCTCCAGAAAATGTCAGAATTCGTGGTGGCTGCAGTGAACTTCCACCAAGAACCCAATGAATCTTACTTCAAACAAAAAACCCATGAAATGGATGAGGAAATCCTTAAGGAACTCTTCAATAATAGAAAAACCAAAACTGTACTCATAACATTCAAACCTCCAAACATACCTGCAGATGCTGTTTATCCGCAGATTAAAAAGACCGAACATTCCATTGTTAGGATGGTTGAGTCTGAGGGTTTTGAAGTGTTTGGAAGTGCATCTTGGACAGATGAAATCAACGAAGCTGTGATGTTAATAGAATTTGAAGTCTGGGAACTACCAGTTCTTAAAAAACATTTAGGACCTAAAATTTGGATAAGGGAACATCAGAAAAGATTTTTAGATAAGTACCCTGATAATGCTTGGATAGAAGAAGATAGGTGGGTAGTGGGTGTTCCAAGGGAATATACGCAAGTCTTAACCCTTCTCTCTGACCTTATGTCAGGTAAAAAATCTGGATATCTCCAGTTTGGGAAGCATCTTAAAAATAGGATCATGGCCGATCACCAGATATTGGACGTTAAAAATATCTTGGACTCCCAGTCCAACACATCGGGATTCATCAAATTTTTATACGAATATTTACACCCTGGAGACAAAATATTCCGGTAA
- the thpR gene encoding RNA 2',3'-cyclic phosphodiesterase produces MRAFLAVDLDPNLTYKIMNIQKQLAQVSSNIKLVEEENLHFTFKFLGDITPERKDTIVEMTEEHIKDYAPFNINIKGLGAFPSTDYIKVVWLGVEHPGAFSKVQRELDMEFSKMGFNKERSYIPHLTIGRVKGTKNRDELSALVKELENIEIGSMNIDRLTLKKSELTPVGPIYTDLHDIFL; encoded by the coding sequence ATGAGGGCATTTCTCGCGGTGGATTTAGATCCAAACTTAACCTACAAAATAATGAACATCCAAAAACAGCTGGCACAGGTCAGTTCCAACATTAAACTGGTTGAAGAAGAGAACCTTCATTTTACCTTCAAATTTCTGGGGGATATTACCCCTGAAAGGAAAGATACCATAGTGGAAATGACAGAGGAACACATCAAAGACTACGCTCCATTCAACATAAACATCAAGGGATTGGGAGCATTTCCAAGCACAGATTACATCAAAGTTGTATGGCTGGGTGTTGAACATCCTGGTGCATTTTCAAAGGTCCAACGCGAACTCGACATGGAATTCTCAAAAATGGGCTTTAACAAAGAAAGAAGCTACATACCTCACCTCACTATTGGACGTGTTAAAGGAACTAAAAACAGGGATGAACTCAGTGCGTTGGTAAAGGAACTAGAAAATATTGAGATAGGATCCATGAACATAGATAGGTTAACACTTAAAAAAAGTGAACTAACTCCGGTAGGTCCTATTTACACTGATCTTCACGATATTTTCTTGTGA
- a CDS encoding phosphoenolpyruvate carboxykinase (ATP) gives MTGYTVKLIEPQAKDDMFDELVSKVRYERKANINGACVKLLTDNHDFKEEWEDNFKFMNEDIRPHAKIFTVDDGGELEVLYETVSKTCIIKNCDYYGWVKSIALAVISDFFEEYHSVHRRYSVHGSTVDYEGHAIALIGPPGTGKSTLTYGLLQNKDFNYISDDWFFTRLFENATVVYASEKNSYIRDDIINVWTCFTDELKRVKLDNKGRGLADVNTLFKGRSRESSTLMSVVLLERDTNHPPFKKLELEEAMKFMEEKDFCNPHQLVKDNRKFKLRYNFFREVFSKLDVYLLNIIETPEQSLERIKKLAKR, from the coding sequence ATGACGGGATACACTGTTAAACTAATAGAACCCCAAGCAAAGGATGACATGTTTGACGAGCTTGTAAGCAAAGTCAGATATGAAAGAAAGGCCAATATAAACGGGGCTTGTGTTAAATTATTAACAGACAATCATGACTTTAAGGAAGAGTGGGAAGACAACTTCAAATTTATGAACGAAGATATAAGGCCCCACGCCAAAATTTTCACCGTTGATGATGGGGGAGAACTCGAAGTTCTCTACGAAACTGTTTCCAAAACCTGTATCATTAAAAATTGTGACTACTACGGATGGGTTAAGAGCATAGCTCTGGCTGTTATATCAGATTTCTTTGAAGAGTACCATTCTGTACACAGGAGATACTCGGTCCACGGATCAACAGTGGACTACGAAGGACATGCCATAGCACTTATAGGTCCTCCAGGTACAGGTAAAAGTACGTTGACCTATGGATTACTCCAAAACAAGGATTTTAATTACATCTCTGATGATTGGTTTTTCACCAGACTGTTTGAAAATGCGACTGTTGTTTACGCATCTGAAAAAAATAGTTACATCAGAGACGATATAATCAATGTGTGGACATGCTTCACAGATGAACTCAAACGTGTCAAGCTTGATAATAAGGGCAGAGGATTGGCAGACGTTAACACCCTATTTAAGGGTAGAAGTAGGGAAAGCTCTACACTCATGTCAGTTGTACTCCTTGAGAGAGATACTAACCATCCTCCATTTAAAAAGCTTGAACTTGAAGAGGCCATGAAGTTCATGGAAGAAAAGGATTTCTGTAATCCCCATCAACTGGTAAAAGACAACAGAAAATTTAAACTCAGATACAACTTCTTCAGGGAAGTATTCAGCAAACTCGATGTTTATCTATTAAATATCATTGAAACCCCTGAACAAAGTCTTGAAAGAATTAAAAAACTCGCAAAAAGGTGA
- a CDS encoding 3-dehydroquinate synthase II: MKFAWIKAEGQNWDEKKLLITAALESGIDHIVDYEDPEKIAKLGNLSVVSNTKDSDIHMVGINGEGDGTLTIPDDLSNSKDLADLTALKASGSTVAAYMEINSKKHEELASKLGKTADYLVLQGKDWTVIPLENIIAELQGQDVKIIAAVKDFDEAKLALETLEYGTDGVLLIPNDISQIKKVAEFIEKIDSETYQLVAANVTKVEPVGSGDRVCVDTCSMMQVGEGMLVGSYSKGLFLVHSESLESEYVASRPFRVNAGPVHAYVMTPGNKTRYLSEIETGDEVLTVDSKGNTKTTVVGRVKIEKRPLMLVEAEHEGVSVRTLLQNAETIRLINQDGDPVSVAQLKVGDRVMVYLDKSARHFGMAIEESIIEK, from the coding sequence ATGAAATTCGCATGGATTAAGGCAGAAGGACAAAACTGGGACGAAAAAAAACTGTTAATAACAGCGGCTCTTGAATCTGGAATTGACCACATCGTAGACTACGAAGATCCAGAGAAAATAGCCAAACTCGGAAATCTCAGCGTAGTGTCCAACACAAAGGATTCAGACATACACATGGTAGGAATTAATGGAGAAGGTGATGGAACCTTAACCATTCCCGACGATCTATCCAACTCCAAGGATCTTGCAGATTTAACAGCCCTTAAAGCTAGTGGCAGTACAGTTGCGGCTTACATGGAAATAAATAGTAAAAAACACGAAGAACTAGCAAGTAAACTCGGGAAAACTGCAGATTATCTGGTTCTTCAAGGTAAAGATTGGACTGTCATACCCCTTGAAAACATCATAGCAGAACTCCAAGGCCAGGACGTCAAGATCATAGCAGCTGTGAAGGATTTTGATGAGGCCAAACTTGCACTTGAAACACTGGAATACGGTACAGACGGTGTTCTTTTAATTCCTAACGACATATCCCAGATAAAAAAGGTTGCAGAATTCATAGAGAAAATAGACTCTGAAACCTACCAACTCGTTGCAGCGAACGTTACCAAGGTTGAACCAGTTGGATCTGGAGACAGGGTATGTGTAGACACCTGTTCCATGATGCAAGTAGGCGAGGGAATGCTGGTTGGCTCCTACTCAAAGGGCCTTTTTTTGGTTCACAGTGAATCATTAGAAAGTGAATATGTGGCAAGCAGACCCTTCAGGGTAAATGCTGGACCTGTACATGCATATGTAATGACACCTGGCAACAAAACCAGATACCTATCAGAGATAGAAACAGGTGACGAAGTATTAACGGTTGACTCTAAAGGAAACACCAAAACAACAGTTGTGGGACGTGTTAAAATAGAGAAAAGACCTCTCATGCTGGTTGAAGCTGAACATGAAGGTGTGAGTGTAAGGACTTTGCTTCAAAATGCAGAAACCATTAGACTCATCAATCAAGACGGTGACCCAGTGTCAGTTGCTCAGCTCAAGGTGGGGGACAGGGTCATGGTTTACTTAGATAAATCAGCCAGACACTTTGGAATGGCCATAGAAGAATCAATAATAGAGAAGTAA
- a CDS encoding 2-amino-3,7-dideoxy-D-threo-hept-6-ulosonate synthase: MIGKRIRIERILNRKTGRCVIVPMDHGMSIGPVDGIIDMAETIDEVASGGANAVIEHKGMVGKGHRGYGNDIGLIIHLSASTSVGPDPDHKVLVTSVEKALKLGADAVSVHVNIGSEKEPEMLVQMGTIAETCDEWGMPLIAMMYPRGKKIENEHSVDVVKLAARAGAELGADIIKTNYTGDPQTFKEVVDGCPVPVVIAGGPMVETDKQLLEMVKNSVDVGGAGVAIGRNIFQAKSPSKTTRAIAEIVHNNMEVEDALKILNGTS; the protein is encoded by the coding sequence ATGATAGGTAAAAGAATCAGGATCGAACGTATATTAAACAGAAAAACAGGAAGATGCGTCATAGTACCAATGGATCATGGTATGAGCATTGGACCGGTGGACGGAATAATAGATATGGCAGAAACCATTGATGAAGTTGCAAGCGGAGGAGCAAACGCTGTAATAGAACATAAAGGAATGGTTGGCAAAGGTCACAGAGGATACGGTAACGACATAGGTCTTATCATCCACCTGTCAGCAAGTACATCGGTGGGACCAGACCCTGACCACAAGGTGCTAGTAACCTCGGTGGAAAAGGCATTGAAACTAGGTGCAGATGCTGTTTCAGTCCACGTGAACATTGGTTCAGAAAAGGAACCTGAAATGTTGGTGCAGATGGGAACCATTGCAGAAACATGTGATGAATGGGGAATGCCACTCATAGCCATGATGTACCCAAGGGGAAAGAAGATAGAAAACGAACACAGTGTAGATGTGGTGAAGCTAGCTGCAAGGGCAGGAGCAGAACTCGGAGCAGATATCATAAAAACCAACTACACAGGAGATCCACAGACCTTTAAAGAGGTTGTTGACGGATGCCCAGTACCTGTTGTAATAGCAGGAGGACCAATGGTAGAAACAGACAAACAACTGCTTGAAATGGTTAAAAATTCTGTTGATGTCGGAGGAGCAGGTGTTGCAATTGGCCGTAACATATTCCAGGCTAAATCACCTAGCAAAACCACCAGGGCCATAGCTGAAATTGTTCATAACAACATGGAAGTTGAAGATGCACTCAAGATACTAAACGGCACAAGCTAA
- a CDS encoding class I SAM-dependent methyltransferase — MIKISYDIKVYRQELINNIKKADVVVELGCHVGNSTAIIAELSPNGRVIALDNSPEAITPMKLLEENNSNINFYKADVRLHETLEMVAKQIKEIGRCDVLSVDLGGGYHPDTVFKVFFIWSSTLKPRLTIIRNRGLVDFIHSAQAEEEIKSQEGWLESSGNDGIPPRLKEFKLWSSKLS, encoded by the coding sequence ATGATAAAAATTAGTTACGATATCAAAGTTTATAGGCAAGAGTTAATAAATAATATTAAGAAAGCAGATGTTGTTGTTGAGCTTGGATGTCATGTAGGTAATTCAACAGCTATAATAGCTGAGCTTTCACCAAATGGAAGGGTAATTGCACTGGATAACAGTCCTGAAGCTATAACTCCCATGAAATTGTTAGAGGAAAACAATTCCAATATAAATTTTTACAAGGCCGATGTAAGGCTTCATGAAACCCTTGAAATGGTTGCTAAACAAATTAAAGAAATAGGTAGATGTGACGTACTGTCTGTTGACCTTGGAGGAGGATACCATCCTGACACTGTGTTCAAGGTATTTTTCATATGGTCATCAACTTTAAAACCACGTTTAACTATAATTAGAAATAGGGGATTAGTAGATTTTATACATTCAGCTCAAGCAGAAGAAGAGATTAAATCCCAAGAGGGATGGCTGGAATCATCAGGAAATGATGGGATACCACCAAGATTGAAGGAGTTCAAACTCTGGTCTTCAAAATTAAGTTAA